In the Ictalurus punctatus breed USDA103 chromosome 7, Coco_2.0, whole genome shotgun sequence genome, one interval contains:
- the LOC128633034 gene encoding uncharacterized protein LOC128633034, with amino-acid sequence MFESVSIRVMCLMVFFHQGIGGEDTRHVTGYIGESVVLPSDADPSWSLSTIRWTIYENLTNIAVFQSKKLNVDRFPLFRGRLELNTSSGHLTIKNVLSRDALKYRVELVGGIPTQRKNSFVQLSVQERLDNPSIRLLHSSLDSGYCVISLGCLSMNSEVSLSWEPEHGFSEPFWSGDQGDSGESVLWTSFTPNRVVTFSCTAADDRRQESSSKSVTCTEPEPRRNSTQPGSTQDVLHGRITVGLIGAMFGGILGCLGTIIYQKCKEQLSRS; translated from the exons GAATTGGAGGTGAGGACACGAGGCATGTCACGGGTTACATTGGCGAGTCTGTTGTCTTGCCATCAGATGCTGATCCCTCATGGTCTCTTAGTACAATTCGTTGGACTATCTATGAAAACCTAACAAATATTGCAGTCTTTCAGAGCAAAAAATTGAATGTTGACCGTTTTCCCTTATTTCGTGGACGCCTTGAGCTGAATACGTCTTCAGGCCAtttaacaattaaaaatgtattatccAGAGATGCTTTAAAATACAGAGTGGAGCTGGTAGGCGGAATACCCACTCAAAGGAAGAACAGTTTTGTTCAGCTTTCTGTTCAGG aaCGACTTGATAATCCAAGCATACGTCTGCTGCACAGTTCCCTGGATTCAGGGTATTGTGTGATCTCTCTTGGCTGTTTATCAATGAACAGTGAAGTTTCTCTTTCTTGGGAACCTGAGCATGGCTTCAGTGAACCCTTCTGGAGCGGCGATCAGGGAGACTCTGGTGAATCAGTGCTGTGGACATCTTTCACACCCAACCGGGTAGTAACCTTCTCCTGTACTGCTGCTGATGACCGTCGCCAAGAATCATCCAGCAAGAGTGTGACATGTACAG AGCCAGAACCAAGAAGAAACAGCACTCAGCCTGGAAGTACTCAAGATGTACTCCATGGTAGAATCACTGTAGGATTGATAGGAGCAATGTTTGGAGGAATTCTTGGATGTTTGGGGACAATCATCTACCAGAAATGCAAAG